The Chryseobacterium sp. JV274 sequence AAGCAACCGTGGATAAAACACCCAGAATTCCGCCAAAAATATAGTTCCATCTGATTTTTCTGTTCCAGAACAGATCTACGAGAAATACAATTCCCAGGAATATCACAGTATCAATTCTTGTAAACATAATTAACACCGGAAGAAGTGTCAGCATCCATTTTTTCCCTTTATGGAAACCATAATACAACAATGCCATCTCGAGGAAAAACAGGATTCCATATTCCATTCCGAGAATTGAAATTTTAATGGCCGGAGGTAAAATGCCGATCAAAAATATAAAGATTGCCTTATGCCATGGGTTTTTAAGAACCAAATGGGAAAGAAGCAACGTTCCTATCGTAAACAATATAGAATTGAATATTAAAAGAGGTTCAATAAAGTTTTCTTTTCCAAAAACAAGATTGAAAAGGTAAGATACAAAAACATAAAAATGGGTAGTAGATGCAGAAATTTTGGCATCACCATTGAAACCGATTACTCCGTAATCCAGTAGATTCTGGGCCACTCTCCAGGTAATAAACGCATCTTCCTGGATATAATGTGTCAGTAAAAAAAGAAGTTTAAAAGCAACTGTAGCAATTACGGCATAGATAGGGAACCTGCTATTTTTTGTTTCAGCCATTATGTATTTTTAATTTCACAAATATAATCTTAATATTCAGGAATCCCAATAATAAAAAACGGGACCGAAGTCCCGTTTTAAAGTATGTTATTTAGTTGCTTTGATAATTGCTGTCGTTATCTGATTTTCTTTTTCTTTTGAATACGTAGAATCATATGGTTCCATCACATCAAATAAGTACTGATAGAATGGCGTGATCTGCTGAACATTTTCAGACTCTTTCATCGCCTTTTCTTTGCCCATTTCCTGAAGATCTTTGACAAATACATTGAACTTCTTGTCAATAGGCTCTATAGATTTTACCAGATAAGCATATGCTTTTTCTTTCTGCCCGATCTTCGTGTAAGCATCCGTTACAGCAGCTACTACAAGAGAATATTCCATAGGTTTTGTTCTCATTTGTCTTCTCAGGTAGCTTTGATCTGCTTTGGAAAGGCTTAAATAATAATCGTATTCTTCAAAGATTCCTTTTTTAAGAACCTCAGCAAGTTGAAGACCTTTCTGCTCCTGTCCTGCAATAATATATCCTGATACAATTGAGCTTAATGAACGAGGGTCGTTATATTTCTCAGCAGGAATTTCTTTTGCTGCAAGATCCAGAATTTCTAATGCTTTAGCTTTCTGTCCGTTTAATGCAAGTGCAGCAGCAGCTCTGCTCGCCGACATTCTATAGCTGATAATATTGGAAGTCGCTGTTTCATCAAAGTGAGCATTTAAGTTTTTGAAGTTCCCCCATCTGAAGCTTTTCACTACGTTATAAAGAGAATTAGCATCTACTCTTCCCATGTCTCCATCAGCTGTAGGAGGTGTTTGGATGGGAATTAATCTGTAGCTGAATCCGTCAAACTGAAGATAATCGTTCAGATAGAAAATATTCTCACTGTCATAGATACCTCCTGATGAGAAGTTGATTGGACGTTTCCAATCAAAGTTTGCCAAAAGATCCATCAAAATAAGGTTGTTCTTATATAATGTATTTCCTTTGTAAGTAATCATGATCTGATTCGCAACATTTGGAAGATCTTCTTTGTTGATGATTCCTGCTTTTAAAGCATTTTCTTTATTTACCGGAAGAATAAATTTATTTACCGGAAGAATATTATACTTTTCAAATTTCTCTTCCCCAAAATACATTTTCAACAATTCGTCTTTCTCAGGAGATTTGAATTTAATGAAATTGATTGCTTCTTTCAATGTTAAAGAATCCTGAGTAAGATACTTTCTGAAAGACTGGAATTCTGTCTCAGGAGCTCCCTGCTCTTTCAACATAGAGAAAACACCTTCCCAATCTTCTTTCTTCATCATATAGATCTGGTCATTTACACCGTCTCTGTAATCTTCGTGGGTCAGCTGGCTAGGGATTCCCATAGCGTTATAAGTTCTTCTTTTTATCTGATCAAGGTTCCATGGAGTTGAAGCAAGGGTAAAGTTCACTACCTTCACATCATCTCTGAATCTTTCTGTTTCCTGGATCGCCCAAACCGGATAAGTATCGTTATCTCCGTAAACGAAAAGAATATCGTTTTTCGGTAATGATTTTAAAACTGAATACGCGTAATCATACGCTGTATATCTGTTGCTTCTGTCATGAACATTGTAGTTCTGGAAGCCCATCATGAAAGGTACACCTAATAAAACCACTCCTAAAGCAATATTAGCTCCGTTTGATTTTATTTTAGACTGCAGGAACCATAGAATTGCTCCTGCTCCCATACCAATCCATATTGCAAATGCGTAGAATGAACCTACCATTGCATAATCTCTTTCTCTCGGTTCAAAAGGTTTTACTCCTGTATAGAAAACAATCCCGACACTTGTTAAAATAAATAAAGATAACAGTGCATAGAATCTTCCGAAGTCTCTGTTTAATTGGAAAAAGAATCCAATAAGACCTAAAATTAACGGAAGGAAGAAGAATTTTACCGTACTTTCATTTTTGAATTTAGCAGGCATTTTATCCTGGTTTCCTACAGTTACATTATCTATAAAAGGAATTCCTGAAATCCAGTTTCCTTTTGTGCTTTCCATGTTTCCTTCAAGATCATTCTGTCTTCCTACATAGTTCCACATCAGGTATCTTACAAAGTAATATCCATTTTGAAAAGAAATAAAATACTCCATATTCTGAAGGAATGAAGGCTTCTGAACATTGATAAGGTTATAAGGTTTTACTTTCAGATAATCTGCAGCAGTAATTGACTTGTCTTCATATTTTGCTCTCAGCTCGTCAAAGATCTGCTTGGCCTGTGGATTATCTGCCACATCTTCATTAGCATAATTAAATGTAAAATCAGGCGCACCATACATTGAAATATAGTTAGCCATTACATCCTTATCCTCATTAAACATTCTCGGCATTAAGCTTACCTGAGATTTATTGAAGACATAATTGAAACGGTCTCCGGTCTTTCTGTACGTTCCGGTTTTTTCATCTTTTTCGTAGATCTCTCCGGTTTTTTGTGTCTTAAAGCTTCCGTCTTCGTTTTTCTCAATTCCGTTAGCATCAAGGAATGCTGTATAGTTTTGTCCGTAGATTGTAGGCCAGTCACCATACTGCTCTCTGTTATAATAATCCAGCATACCAATTGCAGTATCCGGATCATTAAGGTTCATCGGTGGATTAGCATTGGCTCTGATAGGAATAA is a genomic window containing:
- a CDS encoding DUF2723 domain-containing protein yields the protein MKNWTFRQWNTVSGWVIFVIAFFTYLSTIEPNFSFWDCGEYISSAVKLEVTHAPGAALFQIVGAVAAIFALGKGENYSIVINAMSALFSALTILFLFWTITHFVRRLLNKDFEEITKHQEISILFAGAVGALCFTFSDTFWFSAVEGEVYSMASMFIALLVWLITKWENEYKAGDSERWIILIFFVLGLSVGVHMMGMLAIPAVCLVYYARNYKFTWKNFIWANLITLGILIIVFKIIFPLIMTMFGRLEIFFVNGLGLPFHSGTIAAFVLMVAICYFLIKYAKKAKKNIYQTAALSVVFMMIGFSCWMVIPIRANANPPMNLNDPDTAIGMLDYYNREQYGDWPTIYGQNYTAFLDANGIEKNEDGSFKTQKTGEIYEKDEKTGTYRKTGDRFNYVFNKSQVSLMPRMFNEDKDVMANYISMYGAPDFTFNYANEDVADNPQAKQIFDELRAKYEDKSITAADYLKVKPYNLINVQKPSFLQNMEYFISFQNGYYFVRYLMWNYVGRQNDLEGNMESTKGNWISGIPFIDNVTVGNQDKMPAKFKNESTVKFFFLPLILGLIGFFFQLNRDFGRFYALLSLFILTSVGIVFYTGVKPFEPRERDYAMVGSFYAFAIWIGMGAGAILWFLQSKIKSNGANIALGVVLLGVPFMMGFQNYNVHDRSNRYTAYDYAYSVLKSLPKNDILFVYGDNDTYPVWAIQETERFRDDVKVVNFTLASTPWNLDQIKRRTYNAMGIPSQLTHEDYRDGVNDQIYMMKKEDWEGVFSMLKEQGAPETEFQSFRKYLTQDSLTLKEAINFIKFKSPEKDELLKMYFGEEKFEKYNILPVNKFILPVNKENALKAGIINKEDLPNVANQIMITYKGNTLYKNNLILMDLLANFDWKRPINFSSGGIYDSENIFYLNDYLQFDGFSYRLIPIQTPPTADGDMGRVDANSLYNVVKSFRWGNFKNLNAHFDETATSNIISYRMSASRAAAALALNGQKAKALEILDLAAKEIPAEKYNDPRSLSSIVSGYIIAGQEQKGLQLAEVLKKGIFEEYDYYLSLSKADQSYLRRQMRTKPMEYSLVVAAVTDAYTKIGQKEKAYAYLVKSIEPIDKKFNVFVKDLQEMGKEKAMKESENVQQITPFYQYLFDVMEPYDSTYSKEKENQITTAIIKATK